In Edaphobacter paludis, a single window of DNA contains:
- the rplC gene encoding 50S ribosomal protein L3: protein MSVVGILGKKVGMTQIFDERGDVHPVTVLKAGPCVITQLKTLAKDGYDAAQIGYVDFVKASKVNKAMTGHFAKSDVPPVREIREVALEAVKTADGEEAVTAKAGDRILVDIFNDEKFVDVIGTSKGRGFAGVIRRHGFGGGPKSHGHMFQVQGSIGASSFPSRVFPGQRMPGHMGHAQITVRNLRILGVDVEDNLLMVEGAVPGPRDGFVLISKAKAPPRERRGFAGAATKDALKASKKAAPKKK from the coding sequence TGAGCGCGGAGATGTTCATCCAGTCACGGTGCTCAAGGCTGGTCCTTGCGTTATCACTCAGCTTAAGACGCTGGCGAAGGACGGCTATGATGCCGCGCAGATCGGCTATGTCGATTTTGTCAAGGCTTCCAAGGTGAACAAGGCCATGACCGGTCACTTTGCCAAGTCAGATGTCCCTCCTGTTCGCGAAATCAGGGAAGTTGCTCTCGAAGCGGTCAAGACTGCAGACGGTGAAGAGGCTGTTACCGCCAAGGCTGGCGACCGTATTCTTGTAGACATTTTCAACGATGAGAAGTTCGTCGATGTGATCGGAACCTCGAAGGGACGCGGTTTTGCTGGCGTCATTCGTCGCCACGGCTTCGGCGGCGGTCCTAAATCGCACGGTCACATGTTCCAGGTGCAGGGTTCCATTGGTGCCTCGTCGTTCCCGTCTCGCGTATTTCCGGGTCAGCGTATGCCTGGCCACATGGGCCACGCGCAGATCACGGTTCGCAATCTGCGCATTCTTGGCGTCGACGTTGAGGATAACCTCCTGATGGTCGAAGGCGCGGTACCTGGTCCACGAGACGGCTTTGTGCTGATTTCGAAGGCAAAGGCTCCGCCGCGCGAGCGTCGCGGGTTCGCTGGTGCCGCAACGAAGGATGCCTTGAAGGCTTCCAAGAAGGCTGCGCCGAAGAAGAAGTAA
- the rplD gene encoding 50S ribosomal protein L4 encodes MANINVVNLGGTKVGEFELADEVFAGEINDALLWESVKHYRAALRQGTAATKNRKNVSGSGKKLWKQKGTGRARVGSIRTPLWRGGGTVHGPQPRSYEYAFPQKKLMGALRSAIAAKIADGKFTVVDSFEVAEAKTKLFRAAITKLDAGKTTLLVESSRKLDEKLYLGSRNLNGVELVLSSEVHPYDLLRYEHAIFSKDAIVALQETLKKFVSKRSKAAAQKEVA; translated from the coding sequence ATGGCAAACATCAACGTAGTAAATCTCGGTGGAACCAAAGTCGGTGAGTTTGAACTCGCCGACGAGGTCTTCGCGGGCGAGATCAACGACGCGCTCCTCTGGGAGTCGGTCAAGCACTACCGGGCCGCGCTCCGTCAGGGAACCGCAGCTACCAAGAACCGCAAGAACGTCTCTGGTTCCGGTAAGAAGTTGTGGAAGCAGAAGGGTACCGGTCGCGCTCGCGTTGGCTCCATCCGCACCCCGCTTTGGCGCGGTGGCGGTACGGTCCACGGACCTCAGCCGCGCAGCTATGAGTACGCCTTCCCGCAGAAGAAGCTGATGGGCGCGCTCCGCTCTGCCATCGCTGCCAAAATTGCAGATGGCAAGTTCACTGTCGTCGATTCCTTTGAAGTCGCCGAAGCCAAGACCAAGCTCTTCCGTGCTGCGATCACCAAGCTCGATGCCGGCAAGACAACTCTGCTGGTTGAGAGCAGCCGCAAGCTTGACGAGAAGCTGTACCTCGGTTCGCGGAATCTCAATGGCGTTGAGCTTGTGCTCAGCTCCGAAGTTCATCCTTACGACCTGCTCCGCTACGAGCATGCCATCTTCTCGAAGGATGCTATTGTGGCTCTTCAGGAGACGCTCAAGAAGTTTGTATCGAAGCGCAGCAAAGCCGCTGCCCAGAAGGAGGTTGCGTAA
- a CDS encoding 50S ribosomal protein L23 has product MPTLYTVIRRPLITEKGMGVKETQNTLVFEVALKATKTEVKQAVETLFKVKVSGVRTATVEGKERRRGKFSGYRPDWKKAYVRLKEGEKMPDYINSL; this is encoded by the coding sequence ATGCCAACCCTCTATACCGTAATTCGCCGCCCTCTGATTACCGAGAAGGGCATGGGCGTCAAAGAGACCCAGAATACGCTCGTCTTCGAGGTTGCTCTCAAGGCCACCAAGACCGAAGTCAAGCAGGCTGTCGAGACTCTCTTCAAAGTGAAGGTGTCCGGAGTCCGTACCGCAACCGTTGAAGGCAAGGAACGTCGCCGTGGCAAGTTCTCTGGCTACCGGCCCGACTGGAAGAAAGCTTACGTTCGCCTCAAAGAGGGCGAGAAGATGCCGGACTACATCAACAGCCTCTAA
- the rplB gene encoding 50S ribosomal protein L2, whose product MPIKSFRPITPSLRFATKLVNDDLTTDKPHKPLLAVKQRTGGRNNAGGLTMRHHGGGHKQKLRIVDFKREKYGIPGTVATIEYDPNRSSRIALISYADGEKRYIIQPIGLKVGQSIMSGPEADILVGNALPLKNIPIGTIVHNIELRPGKGAQMARSAGAQVNLIAKEGDYALLKLPSGETRKVLVECMATIGQVGNTDHENVTIGKAGRNRWKGIRPSNRGVSMNPVDHPHGGGEGKTSGGRHPVTPWGQPTRGYKTRNNKRTDVFIVNRRTK is encoded by the coding sequence ATGCCGATCAAATCATTTCGACCGATTACCCCATCACTCCGCTTCGCGACGAAGCTGGTCAACGACGACCTGACGACGGACAAGCCGCATAAGCCGCTGCTCGCCGTCAAACAGCGTACCGGTGGCCGCAACAATGCTGGTGGCCTCACCATGCGCCATCACGGCGGCGGTCACAAGCAGAAGCTGCGCATCGTAGACTTCAAGCGCGAGAAGTACGGCATTCCGGGTACGGTTGCCACCATCGAGTACGACCCGAACCGCAGCTCGCGTATCGCCCTCATCAGCTATGCGGATGGCGAGAAGCGCTATATCATTCAGCCTATCGGGCTGAAGGTGGGCCAGTCGATCATGAGCGGCCCCGAGGCCGACATTCTGGTCGGCAACGCTCTGCCGCTCAAGAACATCCCGATCGGTACGATCGTGCATAACATCGAGCTTCGTCCAGGTAAGGGCGCGCAGATGGCACGTTCGGCCGGCGCTCAGGTCAACCTGATCGCGAAGGAAGGCGACTACGCACTCCTGAAGCTGCCCTCCGGCGAGACCCGCAAAGTTCTCGTCGAGTGCATGGCGACCATCGGCCAGGTTGGCAACACTGACCACGAGAACGTCACCATCGGCAAGGCTGGACGCAACCGTTGGAAAGGAATTCGCCCCTCGAACCGCGGTGTCTCGATGAATCCGGTCGATCACCCGCACGGTGGTGGTGAAGGTAAGACATCAGGCGGTCGTCACCCGGTCACTCCGTGGGGTCAGCCGACACGTGGTTACAAGACCCGCAACAACAAGCGGACCGACGTATTTATTGTCAACCGCCGTACCAAGTAG
- the rpsS gene encoding 30S ribosomal protein S19: MSRSAKKGPFIDGHLMNKINVMNQTNDKKVLRTWSRRSTIHPDFVGHTIAVHNGRKFIPVYVTENMVGHKLGEFSATRTFKGHSGRATESSAKPK, encoded by the coding sequence ATGTCACGTTCAGCCAAAAAAGGTCCTTTCATTGACGGTCATCTGATGAACAAGATCAACGTCATGAACCAGACCAACGACAAGAAGGTTCTCCGTACCTGGTCCCGCCGATCCACGATCCACCCGGACTTCGTTGGCCACACCATCGCAGTGCACAATGGCCGCAAGTTCATTCCGGTCTACGTGACGGAGAATATGGTCGGCCACAAGCTCGGCGAATTTTCGGCCACCCGCACCTTCAAGGGTCACTCCGGGCGCGCCACTGAGTCCTCCGCAAAGCCCAAATAA
- the rplV gene encoding 50S ribosomal protein L22, whose product MAKAAVEKIREFRAEAKFQRTSPQKAKLVLDLIKGLRVEQALNTVHFSTKRMAPVIEKVLRSAIQNANYVSQEQGLDVDVDNLYVKTAVANEGPRMKRIRPAPMGRAFRYQRRLAHIIVTVAEKKSPTAVSAADASEVPTAKKKTTKKAATKTAAKKPAVKKAAAKKPAAKKAAK is encoded by the coding sequence ATGGCTAAGGCAGCAGTAGAGAAAATCCGAGAGTTCCGCGCAGAGGCGAAGTTCCAGCGCACCAGCCCGCAGAAGGCGAAGCTTGTTCTCGACCTCATCAAGGGCCTCCGCGTGGAGCAGGCACTCAACACGGTTCACTTCAGCACCAAGCGTATGGCTCCGGTGATTGAAAAGGTCCTGCGTTCGGCGATCCAGAACGCCAACTACGTCTCGCAGGAACAGGGGCTCGATGTAGACGTCGATAACCTGTATGTAAAGACCGCGGTTGCGAACGAAGGTCCGCGCATGAAGCGTATCCGCCCTGCTCCAATGGGCCGTGCCTTCCGCTATCAGCGCAGACTCGCACACATCATCGTCACTGTCGCTGAGAAGAAGTCGCCAACTGCCGTATCCGCAGCCGATGCTTCTGAAGTGCCGACAGCGAAGAAGAAGACCACGAAGAAGGCAGCCACCAAAACTGCGGCGAAGAAGCCCGCAGTCAAGAAGGCCGCCGCCAAGAAGCCCGCAGCTAAAAAGGCCGCAAAGTAA
- the rpsC gene encoding 30S ribosomal protein S3, translated as MGQKVHPYGFRLGINKPWKSRWFVERGYDKLLVEDVKLKAELREKLKAAGVSSVEVERPGNKLRLIIRTARPGIIIGRKGAEIDKLKADIQKRTSREVFIDILEVNKPELDAQLVAENIALQLEKRVSFRRAMRKSVDSALRFGCKGIKVRVSGRLNGNEIARSEWYLQGRLPLHTLRADIDYGFAEAHTTYGIIGVKTWVYRGDIYEQKKRRDQVVTTGAFAS; from the coding sequence ATGGGACAGAAAGTCCATCCGTATGGGTTTCGCCTCGGCATCAACAAGCCGTGGAAGTCGCGCTGGTTTGTCGAGCGCGGCTATGACAAGCTGTTGGTCGAGGATGTCAAGCTGAAGGCTGAGCTGCGCGAAAAGCTCAAGGCTGCCGGTGTCAGCTCCGTTGAAGTCGAGCGTCCGGGTAATAAGTTGCGTCTCATCATTCGCACTGCGCGTCCGGGCATCATCATCGGCCGCAAGGGCGCCGAGATCGACAAGCTCAAGGCCGACATCCAGAAGCGCACCAGCCGCGAGGTCTTCATCGATATTCTCGAGGTCAACAAGCCGGAGCTTGATGCTCAGCTCGTTGCCGAGAACATCGCCCTGCAGCTCGAAAAGCGTGTCAGCTTCCGTCGCGCAATGCGCAAGAGCGTGGACTCCGCCCTTCGCTTTGGTTGCAAAGGAATCAAGGTTCGCGTCTCCGGTCGTCTCAACGGAAACGAGATTGCACGTTCGGAGTGGTATCTCCAGGGTCGTCTGCCGCTGCATACGCTGCGCGCCGACATCGACTACGGTTTCGCCGAGGCACACACCACCTACGGCATCATCGGCGTCAAGACCTGGGTCTATCGTGGCGATATCTACGAGCAGAAGAAGCGCCGCGATCAGGTCGTTACAACAGGCGCATTCGCGTCGTAG
- the rplP gene encoding 50S ribosomal protein L16, whose translation MLMPKKVKFRKQQRGRMCGKAWRGSDLSFGDYGLKVMECGYITDRQIEASRIAMTRFIKRGGKVWLRLFPDKPITKKPAETRMGKGKGAPDHWVCVVRPGRILFEMEGVSPELAKEAMRLAAHKLPLKTSFVQRHDVKATVAAK comes from the coding sequence ATGTTGATGCCAAAGAAGGTCAAGTTTCGCAAGCAGCAGCGCGGTCGCATGTGCGGCAAGGCGTGGCGCGGCTCCGATCTCTCGTTCGGCGATTACGGCCTGAAGGTGATGGAGTGCGGTTATATTACCGACCGCCAAATCGAAGCCAGCCGTATCGCGATGACGCGTTTTATCAAGCGTGGCGGCAAGGTTTGGCTCCGTCTGTTCCCGGACAAGCCGATCACCAAGAAGCCTGCCGAAACCCGTATGGGTAAAGGTAAGGGCGCACCAGACCACTGGGTCTGCGTGGTTCGTCCTGGCCGGATCCTGTTCGAGATGGAAGGCGTCAGCCCGGAACTGGCCAAAGAGGCCATGCGTCTCGCGGCCCACAAGCTCCCGCTCAAGACCAGCTTCGTCCAGCGCCACGATGTGAAGGCGACGGTTGCGGCCAAGTAG
- the rpmC gene encoding 50S ribosomal protein L29, whose translation MDFEKISNLSDDELKTQAAQAGEQLFRIRFQKTLGNTEGLKKLRTLKLDVARIKTVERQRTLAAEKAAAPVRVNAAPAKSTRTARKKAKKD comes from the coding sequence ATGGATTTTGAAAAGATCAGTAATCTCAGTGATGACGAGCTCAAGACTCAGGCGGCGCAGGCCGGCGAGCAGCTCTTCCGCATCCGCTTTCAGAAGACTCTCGGCAACACCGAAGGCCTGAAGAAGCTGCGGACACTCAAGCTCGATGTCGCCCGCATCAAGACCGTCGAGCGTCAGCGCACTCTTGCTGCGGAGAAGGCAGCCGCTCCGGTTCGCGTCAATGCCGCACCGGCCAAGAGCACTCGCACCGCTCGCAAGAAAGCGAAGAAGGACTAA
- the rpsQ gene encoding 30S ribosomal protein S17, whose protein sequence is MADTTNTTAAATSAEAQPSRRNEKVGLVVSTKMQKTIVVEIEMRKAHPKYKRVMKSNKKFYAHDEQNSARVGDVVRIREARPLSKLKRWSLEEIVRRSSLAQLAEEKATAVAAEAK, encoded by the coding sequence ATGGCAGACACAACCAACACCACCGCAGCCGCGACTTCCGCCGAAGCCCAGCCCTCACGCCGCAACGAGAAGGTCGGTCTCGTCGTCTCGACCAAGATGCAGAAGACCATCGTCGTCGAGATCGAGATGCGCAAGGCTCACCCGAAGTACAAGCGCGTCATGAAGTCGAACAAGAAGTTCTATGCACACGATGAGCAGAACTCCGCTCGCGTCGGCGATGTGGTCCGCATCCGCGAAGCACGTCCTTTGTCGAAGCTGAAGCGCTGGTCGCTTGAGGAGATTGTCCGGCGCTCTTCGCTGGCGCAGCTTGCAGAAGAGAAAGCAACAGCAGTCGCTGCCGAAGCAAAATAG
- the rplN gene encoding 50S ribosomal protein L14 → MSVQMRTMLDVADNSGARKLQVILPLGGGLGKKAGLGDVVTAAVKEASPDGTVKKGKVVKAVIVRTRKEYRRRDGTYIRFDQNAAVVINDSNEPVGTRVFGPVARELREKKFLKIVSLAPEVI, encoded by the coding sequence ATGTCAGTACAAATGAGAACAATGCTTGACGTGGCCGATAACTCCGGCGCGCGCAAGTTGCAGGTGATCCTGCCCCTCGGTGGCGGACTTGGCAAGAAGGCCGGCCTCGGCGACGTCGTTACCGCGGCGGTCAAAGAAGCCTCCCCCGATGGAACCGTAAAAAAGGGTAAAGTAGTAAAGGCAGTGATCGTTCGCACCCGTAAGGAGTATCGCCGCCGGGACGGGACGTATATCCGCTTCGACCAGAACGCCGCTGTGGTCATCAACGACTCCAACGAGCCGGTCGGTACCCGCGTCTTTGGCCCGGTAGCCCGCGAGCTTCGTGAGAAGAAGTTTCTCAAGATCGTCTCGCTCGCGCCTGAGGTCATCTAG
- the rplX gene encoding 50S ribosomal protein L24, translated as MAGIKIKRNDTVEVIAGKDKGKRGKVIRVIADRNRVLVERVMMIKKHLKPNPQRNIQGGIAEQESPIHISNVMLVDGEGNKTRVGTRLEGDKKVRFSKASGNNIPEKKK; from the coding sequence ATGGCAGGCATCAAGATCAAGCGTAACGACACCGTCGAAGTGATCGCCGGTAAAGACAAGGGCAAGCGCGGTAAAGTAATCCGCGTCATCGCCGACAGGAACCGCGTCCTCGTCGAGCGCGTCATGATGATTAAGAAACACCTCAAGCCCAACCCGCAACGGAACATTCAGGGAGGCATCGCCGAGCAAGAGTCGCCGATCCACATCTCGAATGTGATGCTGGTCGACGGCGAGGGCAACAAAACCCGCGTTGGCACACGTCTTGAAGGTGACAAAAAAGTTCGCTTCTCGAAGGCAAGCGGCAACAACATCCCCGAGAAGAAGAAGTAG
- a CDS encoding type Z 30S ribosomal protein S14: MATTAKRVKDARKPKFKSRQHNRCQLCGRPRAFLRKFGVCRLCFRNLALKGEIPGVVKSSW, translated from the coding sequence ATGGCAACCACAGCAAAACGCGTCAAAGATGCAAGGAAACCGAAGTTCAAGTCCCGCCAGCACAATCGCTGCCAGCTCTGCGGCCGCCCGCGCGCGTTCCTGCGCAAGTTCGGTGTCTGCCGTCTCTGCTTCCGCAATCTTGCGCTCAAGGGCGAAATACCAGGCGTCGTCAAATCGAGCTGGTAG
- the rpsH gene encoding 30S ribosomal protein S8, which translates to MNLTDPVADFLTRIRNSIRARHQKLDVPASKLKAEIARILKEEGYIANYKPTEEDGQKVIRVYLKYGPNNEAVIRDLQRVSRPGCRVYLGRDEIRRVQGGLGISIMTTPKGVMTGRQARREGVGGEILCEVW; encoded by the coding sequence ATGAACCTCACCGATCCAGTAGCAGACTTTCTGACCCGCATCCGTAACTCCATCCGTGCGCGCCACCAGAAGCTTGACGTTCCAGCTTCCAAGCTCAAGGCCGAGATCGCCCGCATCCTCAAGGAAGAGGGCTACATCGCGAACTACAAGCCCACGGAAGAGGACGGCCAGAAGGTCATCCGTGTTTATCTCAAGTACGGCCCGAACAACGAAGCCGTCATCCGTGACCTGCAGCGCGTCTCGCGTCCCGGTTGCCGTGTATATCTTGGCCGCGATGAGATTCGCCGCGTCCAGGGTGGCCTCGGTATCTCCATCATGACCACCCCCAAGGGTGTAATGACCGGTCGTCAGGCTCGTCGCGAAGGTGTTGGCGGCGAGATCCTCTGCGAAGTCTGGTAA
- the rplF gene encoding 50S ribosomal protein L6: protein MSRIGKKPIPMPAGVKYTVDGNTVLVEGPKGKVTAMLPGGITLVQKDGNLIAERQTDKQAAFHGLARALVFNAVTGVTTGWTKELDVVGIGYRVELKGKNMVVFTLGYSHPIEFPLPSGIEVTIDPKQTHVTISGIDRQKVGQIAADMRALRKPDPYKNKGVRYTGEKLKKKVGKTGAK from the coding sequence ATGTCACGTATTGGCAAGAAGCCGATCCCTATGCCCGCCGGAGTCAAGTACACCGTCGACGGCAACACCGTTCTCGTTGAAGGCCCCAAGGGCAAAGTTACCGCAATGCTTCCCGGCGGAATCACCCTCGTTCAGAAGGACGGCAACCTTATTGCCGAGCGCCAGACTGACAAGCAGGCAGCATTCCACGGCCTCGCGCGCGCCCTCGTCTTCAACGCTGTTACTGGCGTCACAACGGGTTGGACCAAGGAGCTTGATGTCGTCGGCATCGGTTACCGTGTAGAGCTCAAGGGCAAAAACATGGTTGTCTTTACCCTTGGCTACTCGCATCCCATTGAATTTCCTCTGCCTTCTGGCATCGAAGTCACCATCGACCCGAAACAGACCCACGTTACGATCTCAGGCATCGATCGCCAGAAGGTTGGCCAGATTGCTGCCGACATGCGCGCTCTTCGCAAGCCCGATCCTTATAAGAACAAGGGCGTCCGCTACACCGGCGAGAAGCTGAAGAAGAAGGTCGGTAAGACCGGAGCGAAGTAA
- the rplR gene encoding 50S ribosomal protein L18 produces MINPRQRNVIRQRVHTRIREKMSGTAERPRLNVYRSLNHIYTQLIDDLNGVTIASASSMGKKGEEKNYGGNIAAAAEVGKLIAQRAQEKGIKKIVFDRGGYLYHGRVKALADAAREAGLDF; encoded by the coding sequence ATGATCAATCCCCGTCAACGCAACGTCATCCGCCAGCGCGTCCACACGCGTATCCGCGAGAAGATGTCCGGAACCGCCGAGCGTCCACGCCTCAACGTCTACCGCTCACTCAACCACATCTATACGCAACTCATCGACGACCTCAACGGGGTCACCATCGCCTCGGCTTCCTCGATGGGCAAAAAGGGCGAAGAGAAGAACTACGGCGGCAATATTGCTGCTGCGGCCGAAGTGGGCAAGCTCATCGCTCAGCGCGCGCAGGAGAAGGGCATCAAGAAGATTGTGTTCGACCGTGGCGGTTACCTGTACCACGGCCGCGTCAAGGCCCTCGCCGATGCTGCCCGCGAAGCTGGACTCGATTTCTAA
- the rpsE gene encoding 30S ribosomal protein S5 produces MAMKKKIDANRLNLKDEVVSINRVTKVVKGGKNMSFAALVVIGDPGEGVVGYGSGKAKEVPQAIRKGIEAAKKNLHKVNLTDTTIPHQVLGHFGAGQVMLKPAAEGTGIIAGKTVRAVMTAAGVQNVLTKSLGTANPHNVIKATFDALIQLRNKAEVAALRGKAVEEL; encoded by the coding sequence ATGGCAATGAAGAAAAAAATCGACGCGAACCGGCTCAACCTGAAGGATGAAGTCGTTTCCATCAATCGCGTCACCAAGGTCGTCAAAGGCGGCAAGAACATGTCGTTTGCCGCTCTCGTCGTCATCGGTGATCCCGGCGAAGGCGTGGTCGGATACGGTTCGGGCAAGGCCAAGGAAGTCCCCCAGGCTATCCGCAAGGGGATCGAAGCGGCCAAGAAGAACCTGCACAAGGTCAACCTTACCGACACCACGATTCCGCATCAGGTGCTGGGCCACTTTGGCGCCGGTCAGGTTATGCTGAAGCCTGCCGCCGAAGGTACAGGCATCATCGCCGGTAAGACGGTTCGTGCCGTAATGACCGCAGCCGGCGTGCAGAACGTGCTCACCAAGTCGCTGGGCACCGCCAACCCGCACAATGTTATCAAGGCCACCTTCGATGCTCTCATCCAGCTTCGCAACAAGGCCGAAGTCGCCGCTTTGCGCGGTAAGGCAGTCGAAGAGCTCTAG
- the rpmD gene encoding 50S ribosomal protein L30, with product MADNNAIAKIKLQYFRSKICTPVKHKLVIKGLGFTRLNQVVEREDTPSIRGMVAKVPHLVRVVD from the coding sequence ATGGCTGACAACAACGCAATCGCCAAAATCAAACTGCAGTACTTCCGTTCCAAGATCTGCACTCCGGTCAAGCACAAGCTCGTCATCAAGGGCCTCGGCTTTACCCGCCTCAACCAGGTCGTCGAGCGCGAAGACACACCATCCATTCGTGGCATGGTCGCAAAGGTTCCACATCTCGTCCGCGTCGTCGACTAA
- the rplO gene encoding 50S ribosomal protein L15, with the protein MAIRNLSNLRAPKKANENKKRVGRGMGSGIGKTSGRGHKGQGSRSGSSLMRGFEGGQMPLHRRLPKRGFTNIFRVEYQVLGLDRLAEINAASNETEFTLDKIIELGLLRKKKGLIKVLNNGELKVAVTVHAHKFSKTAQEAIEKAGGKAILIG; encoded by the coding sequence ATGGCAATCCGTAATCTCTCCAATCTCCGCGCCCCTAAAAAGGCTAATGAAAACAAGAAACGTGTCGGACGTGGTATGGGTTCCGGCATCGGTAAGACCTCCGGACGTGGCCATAAGGGCCAGGGTTCCCGCTCAGGTTCAAGCCTTATGCGTGGCTTCGAAGGCGGACAGATGCCCCTTCACCGCCGTCTGCCGAAGCGCGGCTTTACCAATATCTTCCGCGTGGAATATCAGGTTCTCGGCCTGGATCGTCTCGCTGAAATCAACGCAGCCTCCAACGAGACTGAGTTCACTCTCGACAAGATCATTGAGCTTGGCCTTCTGCGGAAGAAAAAAGGCCTCATCAAAGTGCTCAACAACGGTGAGCTGAAGGTAGCCGTCACCGTTCACGCGCACAAGTTTTCCAAGACCGCACAGGAAGCGATCGAAAAGGCTGGCGGCAAGGCCATCCTCATCGGCTAA
- the secY gene encoding preprotein translocase subunit SecY — protein sequence MFEKFANIFRITDLRTRVLFTLAMLAVYRLGSHIPTPGINADMLAQYFNQNSGSSLGLVDLFSGGNLRKLTVFALGIMPYITASIIFQLLTVIYEPLAKLQKEGELGRRKITQWTRYVTIMLGVVQSFAIALTLTNTSTGESMVTISKGLFVPLCVLTLTAGTGFVMWLGEQITDRGIGNGMSLLIFAGIVVGIPAGIGDLWQKASERSWGAFTPIALLILIAGMLAVVTFIVYVEKAERRIPVQYAKRIVGRKMMGGQSTHLPLKVNSGGVMPVIFAASILSAPLLFSGASIFGYSLHDSPFFGPLFRALGPGEPWYVLLYCVSIIFFAYFYISIVFRPDDIADNMRKYGGFIPGIRPGKRTADFINDVLTRITLVGGVYLVIISLIPMLLISGIHFNHLWLIGGLFDRMPTWVTNGLGVNFYFGGTSLLIVVGVAMDTVQQIEAQLVMRHYEGFSPRSGRIRGRKSW from the coding sequence ATGTTCGAGAAATTCGCAAACATCTTCCGTATTACCGATCTGCGCACGCGCGTCCTCTTTACGCTTGCCATGCTGGCCGTCTATCGGCTCGGATCGCACATTCCCACCCCTGGCATCAACGCCGACATGCTGGCGCAGTACTTCAATCAGAACTCCGGATCCTCCCTCGGCCTGGTCGACCTCTTCTCCGGTGGAAACCTTCGCAAGCTGACGGTCTTCGCTCTCGGCATCATGCCGTACATCACAGCCTCCATCATCTTCCAATTGCTCACTGTCATTTATGAGCCGTTGGCCAAGCTGCAGAAGGAAGGCGAACTCGGCCGCCGCAAGATCACGCAGTGGACCCGCTATGTCACGATCATGCTGGGCGTTGTGCAATCTTTCGCCATCGCGCTGACCCTCACCAACACTTCAACCGGCGAGTCGATGGTCACTATCTCCAAGGGATTGTTCGTCCCCCTTTGTGTGCTGACGCTTACCGCTGGTACCGGCTTTGTGATGTGGCTGGGTGAGCAGATTACCGATCGCGGTATCGGCAATGGCATGAGCTTGTTGATCTTTGCGGGCATCGTCGTCGGCATACCCGCAGGCATTGGCGACCTCTGGCAGAAGGCGAGTGAGCGTAGCTGGGGAGCCTTTACTCCCATCGCCCTTCTTATTCTTATCGCCGGTATGCTTGCCGTAGTAACCTTCATCGTCTACGTCGAAAAGGCGGAGCGCCGCATTCCGGTGCAGTACGCCAAGCGAATCGTCGGTCGTAAGATGATGGGCGGCCAATCTACGCATCTTCCGCTGAAGGTCAACTCCGGCGGCGTAATGCCGGTTATCTTCGCCGCATCCATCCTCTCGGCACCGCTGCTGTTCTCAGGCGCCAGCATCTTTGGATACTCGCTGCACGATTCGCCGTTCTTTGGGCCGCTCTTCCGCGCTCTCGGACCCGGCGAACCCTGGTATGTGCTGCTGTATTGCGTCTCGATCATCTTCTTCGCTTACTTTTATATCTCCATCGTCTTTCGTCCGGACGACATTGCGGACAATATGCGCAAGTATGGCGGCTTTATCCCAGGCATCCGACCCGGCAAGCGCACCGCTGACTTCATCAACGATGTGCTTACTCGCATTACTCTCGTCGGCGGCGTTTACCTTGTCATCATCTCGCTTATCCCGATGCTCCTCATCAGCGGTATCCATTTCAACCATCTCTGGCTCATTGGTGGTTTGTTTGACCGGATGCCAACCTGGGTGACCAACGGTCTCGGCGTGAACTTCTACTTTGGCGGTACATCTTTGTTGATCGTCGTAGGCGTAGCGATGGATACCGTTCAGCAGATCGAAGCCCAACTTGTCATGCGCCACTACGAAGGCTTCTCTCCGCGCAGCGGGCGCATTCGTGGCCGCAAGAGCTGGTAG